In Schizosaccharomyces osmophilus chromosome 1, complete sequence, the genomic window ATTCCACAGCGAGGGAGCAATGTAAATAATGACTTCGAAATCTGCGGTAGGCATCATATGTGCCATACTTGCTATCATGACAATATTTTGGAATCATTGTCTTTATTTCCCAATGCGGTTTGAAGTTCCACAAACGACACTTCATTTTACCATCGCATACCTCACAGTCCGGTTCACAGTGCCTTTCAGGCACAAACCCTGCCCGCCAGCGCACTTTACCAACCAATTTGGCAATTATTTTACGGCATCGCATGTCTTTTAAAGCAATTTGGGGTTTATGGCTATGCTGAGATTGCCTCGGTGGTAATGGCTGCCCTTCAAGGATTCCATTTATTTGCCGAGGAAAGTCAGGTATTGTAAGATAAAACTCATCACTATCCACAACTATAAAATTTGCTGAATTCTCATCACAAGCGATATCCCATTTCACGTTACCACTCCAACAGAACTGGAAACCGGCACCAGGACCAAGAATCATATAAGGATCTCTAGAACCTTTTATGGAAAGAAATATGTCTCCATTCTCTTTCCATCGAAAACGCAATTGTGAGTGAGCCACCAATCTCAACTTGTCCCAAAAACCTAAACGATCCGATGGATCGATTGGTATTTTTGTGAACGAATCTATGATACGTGTGATGTCTGTCATAGCAGGCTGATAGGATGCTGCCCACAACACGAATACTGGAAGTGAGGTGTTAATATCAATTTGAGTATCAGAAAACGTTTTTATGGGTGAAACCGTACGTGTAACATTCACTGCATACGGTAATCCCGAATAAGACTCTTTTCCAGATATTACGGGTACTGTAACATCACGAATTGCCTCAAGCGAGGCCTGTTGCTCGGTGATAACAAAATTACTCCTAAAATGCCAAGAAGccaaatttttattttgcttCTGACCTAATTTCGGAACATATACCATCGGCAACGGATAGTCCCTAATCCGAAATTTGGCTTTACTCATCTTCCAATCAATAAACATTGGAAAATAGATTGAGTAGCCATAATCCAGAGGCTGGCCACTTCCAACATTATTCATAAATTTGGGAAGATCTTCCAGTGGAAACGTGGGCCTGTCCATATAAAAATCGAAACCATTTAAAGCAATGTCAGCAAGTGGTGGTCGTATCGGTACTGGGATCAGTTTTTCATCGAAGTGTATGCTTCTTTCGAGCGAGTCCTCTTCTGGCCAATCTATCATTCTACGCACATGTAAACGGTTATATCTGAACTCTCTTATACGCCTAATATTCGAAATCCAAGACAAAGAATCATATTCTTTCAACATCTGACAGGCTTCTTCTTCGCTAACATTCgccttttccaaaaatgaagTACTATCAGTATCTTCATTGCCTAGAATATCTTGGAAAGTTTTCCCCAAGTCATAAAGTCGTTTTTTCATAACTTCTTCGTTAGGACCATCAGTAGTATTGTTGGAACCAAATAACCTGGTGGTATCGTCCGAAGATCCACTTGTACTATCAGAAGATTTGGCGCTACGAAGCAGCCGCagtctttcttcaaaagcatTCCAACGGTCCACTCGCATCTTTTGCTCAGTCAAACCAATTCGGTAAATCATGGATAGCCGTGTTTCGAAAGGATCATCATCAAGTTCAAATTTAAAGTTGGTTGACTTAACATTTAAACGAGGAACTACACGaggttttttttgttgctgAGCTAGTTCGTGTTGTTCGTCAATAGTAATAGGCTTATTTGAAACACGTAATGCTGCCTTTACTGTATTAATGGCGCTTTCAATCacaagaaaaggaacaaatTTATGGGGGATACGAAGAGATATATAATCACAAATAACCAAGTGTAATTTCCTGGGGTTTTCAAATTCTGTAATGCAATAACGAAAATCGCCAAGAGCAAACAATTTATCCCATAGTTCAGGAACATCGGGGTTACGAGTATGTATCTGCATAAATTTAGCAAACAATTCTGGTAAAATCATGTCATCACGTTTTAAGATAGTCAATCTACCAACGTCAAGTAAAAGATTTATGTTGTCATCCAAATCGAATTTAAGACGAGTGTTGGTTATTCTTAATTCGAAGGTAAAGCCGTTAATGTTTGACTTTTTGCGATCGACAggtcttctttcttctgtATTTTCCGTATTATCATCACTGAATATAGAGCGAGTAGCTTGATATGCATATAGTAGACAGCAATTGTGTAACAACGACAAAAATCCGCGAAGGATTCCAATTTCCATAGTCAACCGGGAGGAGTTCGATTGATCATTGAACAACGTGGAGTACGTAAAGTTCGACTTCGGAACTTTAAGTAATATATGCTCgaatgttgttttttcgtCCTTATAAATCATTGACTTAACTTGAAACATTCCTATACCAATATTAAATTGGCGTGTGCCAAGAGGATTGCCTGGCTCAAAAGATCCATCAAACTGGTCGATATGACAATTTATACCACGAGGATCATCTGAAATTTCACGACGAATTGCTtttacaataaaaaagactGACTTACCCCGTATTCTAAGGCTTTTTAACCAACCCGGAAAcctgaaaagaaaaggaactGAATTATTAGACCCGTGAGTTGGCTCATCTACATCTTTTTGAGGCTCTAAAGACTGCGACCTCCAGAGAAATaggaattttttcaaagacttAACcacttcctcttcctcaaTTCGTATTCTAAACTCGTTCAGGAATAAATCCAGGTCACCAAAATTATTGTTATAAAAATAGTTAAAGGACAAGGTAATCATCTCAGAACTATTTATTAGCCATTTCCTGTTTTGCGGACTATGATAGAGAACATGGTTTGAAGCAAGCCGAAGTGAAGAATTTATTGCGAATACGTGCTCCAACGAAAATAAGTACTTAAACTCTAAAAACATTGAAGATAAATTCGCAACAATCATACCTGGGAAATTAGATCCTGATTCGGAAGATATCAGGAATCGTACCACGGGCTCATACAATGACATggatacttttgtttcagGAAAATATTGGTAAGGCATTTCTGAACGCTCTGCAGAGGTatcagttttctttttctgaaacaAAGACATAATATCATGTAATAATTCTAGCCGAATATCAAGAGATGGAGAGGTAAGCGTACTGTTTATACGCAAACTACTTTTCTGTAACTTTTCCGGCGTATTCGGATCAATTGCAAACTGCCCCAATGAGGATGTCAAGCAAGTAATGGTAACTAAGGGAATATTCAGCAGATAATGAGGAGGATGACCTGGAGTATAATTTTCGATGCTAAAAGACAATATGGACGCTAATATCTGATGAACAATTGTGTCCGCCGAAAAAAACATTCGGTGGGAGGGGCTTTTCACGTTTAGCAAATTGAGCGTAAAGCCCAGGTCACTACCATTAAAAACGTATGTAGCTCCAAGACCTGTCATGTTCCGTTTCCATAATTTAAAAGTACcaatttggatttgaaCTTCTGTTAGCTTCACTATGAACGCTTCGAAACTATCTTTGACTAACATAGAAGAACCTTCTTTGGGTGCACTACTTAATGATTGGCCCTCTTTTAAGAAATTGAATAAGGGACTATCCAAATCAATGCAAAAAACTCCAATTTTCACAGAGCAACGGAGTTTGTCAAGGCTGATGGTATTAACAGGATCGTTAGTCGAATATTGACTCGTAATGTTGATGTCTAAAAAATCAGTAATTTgaagattctttttttcgaGGTCAATGTAAAGCAGATTCAAAATTCTCagagaaaaattaaaacgAGAACCCTTCGCgtcttttttcatattattttcaattcccATTGTATTCCTGCTAGGCAGTACTTCAGTAGATATATTTCCTACATCCAGAGTACCAACAAAAGGTATATTTACTTGTGACTCTTGCAAAGAAATATGTATCCATTTTATCCACCTAGCATTCAAGAGTCGAAGCCATTTTTGTTCTAGTTGTCCAAGAATAGAGGAAAGAACTTTAGTAGATTCAAAATCACCACCCGAGGCCACCGGAGAACTGGATTCATTAGCTATTTTACGATCATTGTTCCCGGGAACTAAAGTATAAGTTACGCCTTTAAGAACCAAACTTAAAAAATGTGGATTAGAAGAGGACGGACGATGAAATCGAATACCaatataagaaataaatacacTTTGACCATCAGCAAAAGTATGTCTCAACCCGtatatggaaaagaatccaaagCTAGTAAAGGGCCatttaaaataatatgCCAGGACCCAGAAAAAGAcatgaaataaaagaacTATTACTGTAAATAGCCATGAAGTTGAAGAACTTCTAGATGGCAAATACGTTCGTAAAAGATTGACAgtgttttgaaagaaactCATAAGTcataagaaataaataaataaaacagccttttcaaaaaaaaagggaagcGAAAAAGcgtaaaaagaagtatgcaacacaaacaaaatattaatCAAAACAATACTCTTTTACGAGCAAGCTTGTCGTTAAAGAATTTATCCAAGAGCGGAAGAGAGGAAGTGTGTAGAACACAAACTAAGAAGAGTTAAGTTACAAAATAGttactttttaatttttgggCCTTAATTTTGAAACTATAATCATGCACTTTAAAACGACTCAATCTTTACAGCCAGCATGGATTTAAATACCAGTTTTCGTTAGagaacttttttaaaaaagaactaaggtaataaataacaaaaagtaaatttttttttggaaaaaagaatcattaaGGACTTGATTAACTTCGCATGTAGTTGGTAAGAGGAGAGCTGGCGTTGCAGTGAAAAACAGTCACAGTTTCCCAAAACCAACAACATTGCAGGTGGACGAAACTTTCTTTACCACACACCAAAGAAATGGCAGCTGTCAAAGTTATTAAGAAGCACACCAAGCCTTTCAGACGCCACCAGTCTGACCGCTTCCACCGTGTCGGTGAGTCATGGAGAAAGCCCAGAGGTATTGACAACTGTGTCCGTCGCCGTTTCAAGGGTGTCATTCGCATGCCCAAGATTGGTTATGGTAACAACAAGAAGACCAGATACTGCATGCCTAACGGTTTGAAGGCTTTCGTCGTCCGCAACGTCGCTGACGTCGAGCTTTTGTTGATGCATAACAAGACATACGCTGCTGAGATTGCTTCTAATGTTTCTGCTCGTAAGCGCGTCGATATTGTTGAAAAGGCCCGTGCTCTTGGTGTTAAGGTCACTAATGCTGGTGCCAAGGTTCGCTCTCAGGAGTAAATAGATTCGATCCTAGTGCagtgaatgaaaaaagtacTTGGTATTGGATTTTCATATGCGTTATTTAGCAGTGTAAAGTTAAAAGCTGCTGTTGAGGAAAGCTGTAAAAATCACTCCTGTATGGCATGAATATGGTTTAAACTTGAAACTCGATAGGAGCTTTACTTTCAAGCATtgtgtttttgcttttcaatttgtGTGAATTATCTCAAACatctttacaaaaatgCGTAGACTCATCACCTTTTTACCGACTTCATCATATTTATAATATATTAACTTATTAAATGACTTATGTGAACATCATACTcgtaaaaaattttatttttctggCATTTCCCATATTGAGGAAATCCACTAATAATCAGTTCAACATCAATATTATGAAAGCTTTGATTTTAAATTCTGTGTTACAGAAGACTTTTCAAGGtcaaaattgaattgaacTTGTTAAACTAATCACCAAAAATTGCTAGTGGTTTACGTGTCGGTCGATACCGTCGTCCACTCCACACACAATACCAACCCTTAGCAAAGCTTCTTATATTAGTCGATTCCTATACTTTTTGTCCATATTAATACTTGCAGGATAACAAACGTTTCATCAGTTTGTTTAATACTGGAAACACCCTTGTTGATTCATTCGGGATCactgtttttcttgatgGAGACTTACGATGACTCATGTTTGCCAACAAATCCCACTACAGAAAGTGACTATCACGGAGGCTTTCCATATTGTTCTGTACATGCGCAAATCTTCGGCAGTGTGTCAGACTGTATGATAATGCGAAAGAAAGCACCTGCAAATGAACAAGAGGCTTTACGTGATGTGGTTTGGGAGACACGAActattaataaaaagcttCGTAAGTAATATACCtatgcttttgcttttgttaaCTGATATATAGATGTTACACCGATTCATGCAAACATTACGTCCGTGCTAATCGTTTCTAAGCCTGGagatgaagaagttgaGGAAAAAGTACGAGAACTAATAGACTGGCTGCTGTCTTTGGAAAACGTTGTTATATTTATTCAGAAAAGTATGGAATCTTTGTTTAAAAAGCACGAGAGAATTCAATACTGGACCACTTTATTATGTACCAAACAGTCACAGCTGTTTGATTTGGTTTTGGCAGTAAGTACAACTTGCCTATGATAGATGCAGTGTTAACGATCATGTAGCTGGGAGGAGATGGGACGGTTCTGTACACAAGCCGTCTATTTCAAAGAACTGTTCCTCCAATTATGCCTTTTGCCATGGGCACTTTGGGATTTTTAACGTATGTTAAACTTGTTTAGCCTTTTATTCAGAAGGAATCATACGCTAATAAACATGCTAGACATTTTGATATCAATAACTACAAAACCTCTATTTCAGATATTTGCAAGGAAATGTACATCCATCTGAGAACTCGCTTTGAATGTCGTGTCATGAAGAAACGGGATAGGAGCAAGTTGGTTAGTATTGATTATCATTTGTCGCAGTCTTTGTGTGCAACAAACACAGATACACACGACTTTACGAAATCATTGGTAGTTTTAAATGAAGTTGTTATTGATCGAGGCCCCAATACTTCAATGAGCGATTTAATGCTATACGTCGATTCCAAGTATTTGACGACTGTAAAAGCTGATGGACTCTGCGTGTCCACACCGACAGGATCGACTGCATATTCGGTAAGTGGTATCTATAGAAATTGATCATGCTAATAATGAATTAGCTGGCGGCTGGTGGTTCGCTTTGTCATCCTGATATCTCTGTCATGATTGTTAGCCCAATTTGCGCTCATTCATTGAGTTTACGACCTATCCATGTTCCTGATTCGATGGCTCTTCATGTCGTTGTTCCTCAAGATGCTTCTCAAAGTAGCTGGTATGTTTGCtcgaagaaaagaataccaaacaaacaaattaaattcttgaaaaatctAACCAATTTACAAACAGGATTTCTTTCGACGGTAGAAATCGGACTGAATTATTACCAGGAGATTATTTAACCGTTCGTATTTCACGATATCCTTTCCCCACTGTGCATTCTTCGGAAGATGATGCCGATTGGTTTGAAAGTATTAAACGAACTCTAATGTGGAATCAAAACTGATTCGAAGTAAACGAGTAAGATGATTTATATCTATACCTATATATGATTTATATGTATTAACCGGTAATGAAATTTTGTACATCCTTTACACATGGCATTCCTctcttgttctttcttcaaagtcaTAGTTTTTTTGTAGTCTTTGTCTCAACTTCACGTATATCACTTTCGCTTGATTCTTCTGGCTTTTGCTCTAAATCAGCTTGAGCAGCTTTACTAAGTTTTTCTCCAAGGAAGTCTGTCAAGGTAGTCTCATTATCCAACGGACCTTGTATCTGCTGATGGTAtatattcaaaagatgTTCTAATGAATTTCCTTCTACTTCATCATTGTCTTCCTCAGCGTTTGATGATGCTTCTTCCAGGTCATGTTGCTTTGCAGACTGCCCTTCCAAAACTCCTAGTGCTAAATCCTACAAATTTTAGcgaacttcttttttttttacaaacaCAGCGTACCATTTCTATGTAGTTCTCGTCATTTGAAAGATCTTGAAGGTCATGTTTGCCGCCCGAATTATGCAACTCttcatttgcttctttcaacTGAGGAAGAAACGATCTACATTGATCAAGAACTATGGATAAATGATGAgttattaaagaaaataaattgacGACTTACCAGAAGATCGGGCAGAATTTGATTGTTGATTTGGATCCATacgaaaattttttatttctgcTCTTTCAGAAAGATTCGATCAAACTTGAAAATCAATGGCAATACGAATTGCCTCTATggtattctttttctttaataaaaagcttGAAATTGACTGTCAATGTCAAAATCTTGGCACGATTTGTAGAATGAGATGTAATACAATGCAGGTATAATGATCACTGTTGATAAACTCAGACATAGTGAATATCTAATGCTCGCGGAAAAGTAGTCTTTAATTTAACCACATAATAGACAGATTAATTACGCAAACGGCCACAGTAAAGAAtaaattgaaggaaaaattcaCAAATAATACAACCTATGGCGCTTGCAGAACTGTTCATGAAGACTAGATACGCAGTTGAACAGactttcttcaaattcaggACTTACTTCAGCCATTCTACTTGCTGCTGCTTATAATTATGCTAGTTTACAATAGTTATTTAATTACGTTTAGAGTGGAAACGAAAACCAAATCTGGTTGATGCCTCAAAAAACCATATATAGTATTGTAGGTAAGGAAATATTAACCTTTCTAAACACGACCAGCAGCAGCGACCTTGGCGTTGAAACGCTCCTTGCGCTCCTCGCCAGTAAGCTTTCTTTGCGTGTACTTGAGGGATTCGGCCTTGATAGCAGAAAGGTCCTTGTCGCTCTTCTTGGGAGTGGGATCTTCACGGATCTTGGAGAAAGCCTCAGCATAGATATCTTCAAGTTGGTCACTCTCAATACCATCAGCAATCAAGCTAGagaattgcttttggaaacgctcttcatcatcatcaataAGCATTTCCATGTACTCAGCAACGTGACCACCGTAGATGTACTTGCGGACAGTCTCGTCATCCAATTCCTCAGATTCAATGTCGTAACCAGGGAAACGGCTAGGAGAGTGAGGAACGTATAAACCACCATCAGAGGCACCCTTCATGGCACCGAAGACACGAGAACCAGTAGAGGTACGCTTCAAACCAACATCCAAGAAGACCTTGAAGGGGCGAGGACCATCCTCCATGGCTTCGGTGAGTTCAAATTGACCCTCGGGTTCAGTGATACCCTCGTACTTGTCAGCAAGGCCAATCTTGATGAGAGCACGACGAGCGACCAAAAGACCGGTAGCATAAGCAGCGGACCAGTTAGCCAAACCCCACTTGATACC contains:
- the hob2 gene encoding ER-PM contact site phospholipid-binding protein Hob2, translating into MSFFQNTVNLLRTYLPSRSSSTSWLFTVIVLLFHVFFWVLAYYFKWPFTSFGFFSIYGLRHTFADGQSVFISYIGIRFHRPSSSNPHFLSLVLKGVTYTLVPGNNDRKIANESSSPVASGGDFESTKVLSSILGQLEQKWLRLLNARWIKWIHISLQESQVNIPFVGTLDVGNISTEVLPSRNTMGIENNMKKDAKGSRFNFSLRILNLLYIDLEKKNLQITDFLDINITSQYSTNDPVNTISLDKLRCSVKIGVFCIDLDSPLFNFLKEGQSLSSAPKEGSSMLVKDSFEAFIVKLTEVQIQIGTFKLWKRNMTGLGATYVFNGSDLGFTLNLLNVKSPSHRMFFSADTIVHQILASILSFSIENYTPGHPPHYLLNIPLVTITCLTSSLGQFAIDPNTPEKLQKSSLRINSTLTSPSLDIRLELLHDIMSLFQKKKTDTSAERSEMPYQYFPETKVSMSLYEPVVRFLISSESGSNFPGMIVANLSSMFLEFKYLFSLEHVFAINSSLRLASNHVLYHSPQNRKWLINSSEMITLSFNYFYNNNFGDLDLFLNEFRIRIEEEEVVKSLKKFLFLWRSQSLEPQKDVDEPTHGSNNSVPFLFRFPGWLKSLRIRGKSVFFIVKAIRREISDDPRGINCHIDQFDGSFEPGNPLGTRQFNIGIGMFQVKSMIYKDEKTTFEHILLKVPKSNFTYSTLFNDQSNSSRLTMEIGILRGFLSLLHNCCLLYAYQATRSIFSDDNTENTEERRPVDRKKSNINGFTFELRITNTRLKFDLDDNINLLLDVGRLTILKRDDMILPELFAKFMQIHTRNPDVPELWDKLFALGDFRYCITEFENPRKLHLVICDYISLRIPHKFVPFLVIESAINTVKAALRVSNKPITIDEQHELAQQQKKPRVVPRLNVKSTNFKFELDDDPFETRLSMIYRIGLTEQKMRVDRWNAFEERLRLLRSAKSSDSTSGSSDDTTRLFGSNNTTDGPNEEVMKKRLYDLGKTFQDILGNEDTDSTSFLEKANVSEEEACQMLKEYDSLSWISNIRRIREFRYNRLHVRRMIDWPEEDSLERSIHFDEKLIPVPIRPPLADIALNGFDFYMDRPTFPLEDLPKFMNNVGSGQPLDYGYSIYFPMFIDWKMSKAKFRIRDYPLPMVYVPKLGQKQNKNLASWHFRSNFVITEQQASLEAIRDVTVPVISGKESYSGLPYAVNVTRTVSPIKTFSDTQIDINTSLPVFVLWAASYQPAMTDITRIIDSFTKIPIDPSDRLGFWDKLRLVAHSQLRFRWKENGDIFLSIKGSRDPYMILGPGAGFQFCWSGNVKWDIACDENSANFIVVDSDEFYLTIPDFPRQINGILEGQPLPPRQSQHSHKPQIALKDMRCRKIIAKLVGKVRWRAGFVPERHCEPDCEVCDGKMKCRLWNFKPHWEIKTMIPKYCHDSKYGTYDAYRRFRSHYLHCSLAVESPRYLDPEKAFEDVRTYNTIHLTPLVFSHFSLWWHLFSNNMSYPLRRKPLFPSFDSGSSKRFGRHLATFKYSLELSPLLISHMYNYKTTKNWQDKTASATGLKAKVEHFSVDLHQRSEKHEIRNKTFEKTQETTSMRVHLAEIDFKTIDLRAITASFDEGALETSKSIPVNALDGPDKESFSFRTVEGPSAWVDIDDFHEADWLLPQRNEKCAIYPLAFSPRFTYYRHTKPHMKNEKDEKKIVADTCRFGDEKTHRCMMPGRKNPRTVQYELLKKRREELYEFMNSENERLQTLEELIRTQSSANLKEEFQSLKKRVLTLNDHYRLLGFLLENTKNFPNPSHNLSGQVDLSYATLSESVHAFNNRFVAHNVQIKWNNFVRNAVLSYVHEMERVRGFAYYMSQKAIRFLQDLQKTPELSGEDFLGNCSDNNEEKENARNLLKFLLEDAKKKFVVKTDNLAGKSYPYDSKIQGGSKKHYDIIQSYVFRFIAPQIQLQCNMNPQKAVIISIQSLQIKILSIVDPTFPVNDINYLVERRFLCNVNESQFFTADANDFRVSDSATLVLNKYGCENNSVWPPWVPLETTFDFVLTPAAFSRFLHRVSFSAVYTKHNDLRLKETVRSRRKYFEDLDVHTDTLTFDVPRVVISTDSSQYYDLFTIITNLLLYQEPSQKQRSQRLEEIMLAADFSDLTGTPEMVAMLQNRVHHLEEVKLQHQLYDVTFNVHAHIAQQLFLQNELHRCGEELFYLIESIASVQSRGVNQNKTRSNLSWFIMAKEVVWHLLEDNKRPFLDVSLQNATFRRIENTDSSNLNTLEIESMKGSNLAPGCQFENIICPYFNTEFTNEQLLQQKFIRVHWELMEAVAGIQVVQHFEINLFPLSLQIEHELASKLFDFAFPGNENKGNLFGMYSNRAEHSETTNKEVAEHTPGHLSENDNAEKNNSSQELGLEKYLDLDGRSELHEMLNRAGNNMLVAYFKIPSVVLRLSYRGMSSLGLENINGFVLSVPTLEYRNEVCSYLDLAVWIKHDLIRAVLSHSGKLLVDKVKGGHNVKAHEREMSAELLNLQQLSAEHHHPVNLESLAMNAQLASLQEPTILDNLEENRSLASAASRKLDSTRSSGSQNRFWEYHGSRSKKLAGIIKRHIPHSKKSKKSRGKSASSNDKSSVFGDGESADEEQYETVKRELILGNHDNV
- a CDS encoding NAD/NADH kinase → METYDDSCLPTNPTTESDYHGGFPYCSVHAQIFGSVSDCMIMRKKAPANEQEALRDVVWETRTINKKLHVTPIHANITSVLIVSKPGDEEVEEKVRELIDWLLSLENVVIFIQKSMESLFKKHERIQYWTTLLCTKQSQLFDLVLALGGDGTVLYTSRLFQRTVPPIMPFAMGTLGFLTHFDINNYKTSISDICKEMYIHLRTRFECRVMKKRDRSKLVSIDYHLSQSLCATNTDTHDFTKSLVVLNEVVIDRGPNTSMSDLMLYVDSKYLTTVKADGLCVSTPTGSTAYSLAAGGSLCHPDISVMIVSPICAHSLSLRPIHVPDSMALHVVVPQDASQSSWISFDGRNRTELLPGDYLTVRISRYPFPTVHSSEDDADWFESIKRTLMWNQN
- the new4 gene encoding client-loading PAQosome cofactor, translating into MDPNQQSNSARSSVLDQCRSFLPQLKEANEELHNSGGKHDLQDLSNDENYIEMDLALGVLEGQSAKQHDLEEASSNAEEDNDEVEGNSLEHLLNIYHQQIQGPLDNETTLTDFLGEKLSKAAQADLEQKPEESSESDIREVETKTTKKL
- the rpl501 gene encoding 60S ribosomal protein L5; this translates as MAFVKQVKSSPYFSRFQTKYRRRREGKTDYYARKRLISQAKNKYNAPKYRLVVRFSNRFVTCQVISSRVTGDYVLAAAHSSELPRYGIKWGLANWSAAYATGLLVARRALIKIGLADKYEGITEPEGQFELTEAMEDGPRPFKVFLDVGLKRTSTGSRVFGAMKGASDGGLYVPHSPSRFPGYDIESEELDDETVRKYIYGGHVAEYMEMLIDDDEERFQKQFSSLIADGIESDQLEDIYAEAFSKIREDPTPKKSDKDLSAIKAESLKYTQRKLTGEERKERFNAKVAAAGRV
- the rpl3202 gene encoding 60S ribosomal protein L32, encoding MAAVKVIKKHTKPFRRHQSDRFHRVGESWRKPRGIDNCVRRRFKGVIRMPKIGYGNNKKTRYCMPNGLKAFVVRNVADVELLLMHNKTYAAEIASNVSARKRVDIVEKARALGVKVTNAGAKVRSQE